The Primulina eburnea isolate SZY01 chromosome 6, ASM2296580v1, whole genome shotgun sequence genome contains a region encoding:
- the LOC140834808 gene encoding COP1-interacting protein 7-like isoform X1, producing MDSETLLDYALFQLTPTRTRCDLVVFSGKTSEKIASGLVEPFISHLKYAKDQISKGGYSIKIRPPAADDASWFTKATFQRFVRFVSTPEILETVVRIEREISQIESAIQSNEVLKKEMTEHPGEVGSLSAADGIMKKSVNSSKSSSEEGLNGAAPEENSRIRLQRVMDTRKVLLQKEQAMAYARAVVAGYEMDTIDDLIFFADTFGATRLRVACIDFKELYKQKHSDDQWMDELAAMQASAATEFSYMGAPGILLAGENIPGNGISIGLSEALPDLASTPISDGSKASNLPTPEQTTQPQLQWMNQMPQYMYNFQGYPFPGMQPYYPGQMGWPSPGGIVPQFKDSQNRKSHKKKEKSVDAKGTDTSEEDEQTESSGSYSGTDSKDAKESDQKHSSKGQGYVKKNKKKSSKTVVIRNINYITSQRHSGEENEISDGSLGGAFPFDEDSIREGVDSALAKARKNKGQRGIHVENGSNGYDEQDPESGFEANISEGKVSSTWDAFQNLLMSHEEPTSNGTPIDFESEKIKKQPLNADDSVLAIQRGGDYDGTDMSDYMNGENIRPGIKKTVSQDESALFSRQLEESRTSQLGTPADFAAESSVLENQKGEDWFVANPSQVSRTSDIKRVEFNYHDTTPYEGGFVKKETAVKTPMVDDSFMIQSRSAVDEAYVSDWKTDISMVPEVEKSTHPGIGDSKISRVEKSTSIEPDDLCMFLVRESQDSTGASWTPEMDYQLSVSFNEADKKSPTVEASGQVGKGLPVNGKSTNGKKTLSFPAKNPKALSGSLVKSKTDPLSKSKKTSSSSRSTVQKSKLEMEEEERRRKEELLLERQKRIAGRTNAQGSTPAATKKIPVAKK from the exons ATGGATTCGGAGACCCTTCTCGATTATGCTCTGTTTCAGCTCACGCCTACAAGAACAAG ATGCGATCTTGTGGTTTTTTCTGGGAAGACAAGCGAGAAAATTGCATCTGGACTTGTGGAACCGTTTATCTCTCACTTGAAATATGCAAAAGATCAGATTTCAAAAGGTGGGTATTCTATAAAAATTCGTCCACCTGCTGCTGATGATGCTTCATGGTTCACCAAAGCCACATTTCAGAG ATTTGTGCGCTTTGTGAGCACGCCTGAAATTCTTGAAACAGTTGTTCGAATAGAACGAGAAATTTCACAGATTGAAAGTGCAATTCAATCTAATGAAGTTCTTAAGAAAGAGATGACAGAACATCCAGGGGAAG TAGGAAGTTTATCGGCTGCTGATGGGATCATGAAGAAGTCAGTCAATTCCTCAaag TCATCCTCTGAAGAAGGACTTAATGGGGCTGCTCCAGAAGAAAATTCCAG GATTCGCCTTCAACGTGTTATGGATACTCGAAAAGTATTGCTCCAGAAAGAGCAAGCCATGGCTTATGCTCGTGCAGTTGTGGCAGGATATGAAATGGACACAATTGATGATCTCATTTTCTTTGCAGACACATTTGGAGCCACACGTTTGAG AGTAGCATGCATTGATTTTAAGGAGCTATACAAGCAGAAGCATTCAGATGACCAATGGATGGATGAATTAGCTGCAATGCAAGCATCTGCTGCAACTGAATTCTCATACATGGGAGCACCTGGAATTTTGCTCGCAGGTGAAAATATTCCCGGCAACGGTATTTCCATTGGCTTGTCTGAAGCTCTACCTGATTTGGCTTCCACTCCAATTTCAGATGGAAGTAAAG CGAGTAATCTACCCACACCAGAACAGACAACTCAGCCACAATTACAATGGATGAACCAGATGCCACAATATATGTACAACTTCCAGGGTTATCCTTTTCCAGGGATGCAGCCATATTATCCAGGGCAAATGGGATGGCCATCTCCTGGTGGGATTGTTCCACAATTCAAAGATAGTCAAAACCGGAAATCACACAAGAAGAAAGAGAAATCTGTGGATGCAAAAGGAACTGATACATCTGAagaggatgaacaaactgaatcTAGTGGCTCCTATTCTGGGACTGATTCCAAAGATGCTAAAGAGAGTGACCAGAAGCATTCTTCAAAGGGGCAAGGATATGTTAAAAAGAACAAGAAAAAGTCCTCCAAAACAGTCGTTATCCGAAACATAAATTACATAACTTCCCAGAGGCACAGTGGAGAGGAGAATGAAATATCGGATGGTTCATTAGGAGGGGCTTTTCCATTTGATGAAGATTCCATTAGAGAGGGGGTAGACAGTGCACTTGCAAAAGCACGTAAAAATAAAGGGCAACGGGGAATCCATGTGGAGAATGGATCGAACGGTTACGATGAACAAGATCCAGAAAGTGGGTTCGAAGCTAATATTTCGGAAGGAAAAGTAAGTAGTACTTGGGATGCTTTTCAGAATCTTCTAATGAGTCACGAGGAGCCAACTTCTAATGGCACGCCTATAGACTTTGAATCAGAGAAAATTAAGAAACAACCTTTGAATGCTGATGATTCTGTTCTTGCCATTCAGAGAGGTGGAGACTATGATGGAACAGACATGTCAGATTATATGAACGGTGAAAATATTCGGCCCGGTATAAAGAAAACTGTTTCTCAAGATGAGAGTGCATTGTTTTCACGACAATTAGAGGAATCAAGAACAAGCCAGCTGGGAACTCCTGCAGATTTTGCTGCCGAATCTTCTGTTCTGGAAAACCAGAAAGGCGAAGATTGGTTTGTTGCAAATCCGTCCCAAGTTTCAAGAACAAGTGACATTAAACGAGTAGAATTTAATTATCATGACACCACGCCCTATGAAGGGGGCTTCGTTAAAAAAGAAACAGCTGTAAAAACTCCCATGGTTGATGATTCCTTTATGATACAGTCTAGATCAGCAGTTGATGAAGCTTATGTTTCTGACTGGAAAACTGATATTAGCATGGTCCCAGAAGTTGAAAAATCGACACATCCCGGAATCGGAGATTCGAAAATTTCCAGGGTTGAAAAATCTACATCCATTGAGCCTGATGACCTTTGTATGTTTCTTGTTAGGGAGTCGCAGGACTCAACGGGCGCATCATGGACTCCAGAAATGGATTATCAACTTTCAGTTTCTTTCAATGAAGCTGATAAAAAATCTCCAACCGTTGAAGCCAGTGGTCAAGTGGGAAAAGGACTTCCTGTGAATGGTAAGAGCACCAATGGCAAGAAGACTTTAAGCTTCCCTGCAAAAAATCCTAAAGCTTTGTCAGGATCTCTTGTTAAGAGTAAGACTGACCCTTTATCCAAGAGCAAGAAAACATCTTCCTCGAGTAGATCAACGGTTCAAAAGAGCAAGCTTGAAATG GAGGAAGAGGAGCGCAGAAGAAAGGAAGAATTGTTGCTTGAGCGCCAGAAGAGAATTGCTGGAAGAACAAATGCTCAAGGCTCCACTCCTGCAGCAACTAAGAAAATCCCAGTTGCTAAGAAGTAG
- the LOC140834808 gene encoding COP1-interacting protein 7-like isoform X2, with protein sequence MDSETLLDYALFQLTPTRTRCDLVVFSGKTSEKIASGLVEPFISHLKYAKDQISKGGYSIKIRPPAADDASWFTKATFQRFVRFVSTPEILETVVRIEREISQIESAIQSNEVLKKEMTEHPGEGSLSAADGIMKKSVNSSKSSSEEGLNGAAPEENSRIRLQRVMDTRKVLLQKEQAMAYARAVVAGYEMDTIDDLIFFADTFGATRLRVACIDFKELYKQKHSDDQWMDELAAMQASAATEFSYMGAPGILLAGENIPGNGISIGLSEALPDLASTPISDGSKASNLPTPEQTTQPQLQWMNQMPQYMYNFQGYPFPGMQPYYPGQMGWPSPGGIVPQFKDSQNRKSHKKKEKSVDAKGTDTSEEDEQTESSGSYSGTDSKDAKESDQKHSSKGQGYVKKNKKKSSKTVVIRNINYITSQRHSGEENEISDGSLGGAFPFDEDSIREGVDSALAKARKNKGQRGIHVENGSNGYDEQDPESGFEANISEGKVSSTWDAFQNLLMSHEEPTSNGTPIDFESEKIKKQPLNADDSVLAIQRGGDYDGTDMSDYMNGENIRPGIKKTVSQDESALFSRQLEESRTSQLGTPADFAAESSVLENQKGEDWFVANPSQVSRTSDIKRVEFNYHDTTPYEGGFVKKETAVKTPMVDDSFMIQSRSAVDEAYVSDWKTDISMVPEVEKSTHPGIGDSKISRVEKSTSIEPDDLCMFLVRESQDSTGASWTPEMDYQLSVSFNEADKKSPTVEASGQVGKGLPVNGKSTNGKKTLSFPAKNPKALSGSLVKSKTDPLSKSKKTSSSSRSTVQKSKLEMEEEERRRKEELLLERQKRIAGRTNAQGSTPAATKKIPVAKK encoded by the exons ATGGATTCGGAGACCCTTCTCGATTATGCTCTGTTTCAGCTCACGCCTACAAGAACAAG ATGCGATCTTGTGGTTTTTTCTGGGAAGACAAGCGAGAAAATTGCATCTGGACTTGTGGAACCGTTTATCTCTCACTTGAAATATGCAAAAGATCAGATTTCAAAAGGTGGGTATTCTATAAAAATTCGTCCACCTGCTGCTGATGATGCTTCATGGTTCACCAAAGCCACATTTCAGAG ATTTGTGCGCTTTGTGAGCACGCCTGAAATTCTTGAAACAGTTGTTCGAATAGAACGAGAAATTTCACAGATTGAAAGTGCAATTCAATCTAATGAAGTTCTTAAGAAAGAGATGACAGAACATCCAGGGGAAG GAAGTTTATCGGCTGCTGATGGGATCATGAAGAAGTCAGTCAATTCCTCAaag TCATCCTCTGAAGAAGGACTTAATGGGGCTGCTCCAGAAGAAAATTCCAG GATTCGCCTTCAACGTGTTATGGATACTCGAAAAGTATTGCTCCAGAAAGAGCAAGCCATGGCTTATGCTCGTGCAGTTGTGGCAGGATATGAAATGGACACAATTGATGATCTCATTTTCTTTGCAGACACATTTGGAGCCACACGTTTGAG AGTAGCATGCATTGATTTTAAGGAGCTATACAAGCAGAAGCATTCAGATGACCAATGGATGGATGAATTAGCTGCAATGCAAGCATCTGCTGCAACTGAATTCTCATACATGGGAGCACCTGGAATTTTGCTCGCAGGTGAAAATATTCCCGGCAACGGTATTTCCATTGGCTTGTCTGAAGCTCTACCTGATTTGGCTTCCACTCCAATTTCAGATGGAAGTAAAG CGAGTAATCTACCCACACCAGAACAGACAACTCAGCCACAATTACAATGGATGAACCAGATGCCACAATATATGTACAACTTCCAGGGTTATCCTTTTCCAGGGATGCAGCCATATTATCCAGGGCAAATGGGATGGCCATCTCCTGGTGGGATTGTTCCACAATTCAAAGATAGTCAAAACCGGAAATCACACAAGAAGAAAGAGAAATCTGTGGATGCAAAAGGAACTGATACATCTGAagaggatgaacaaactgaatcTAGTGGCTCCTATTCTGGGACTGATTCCAAAGATGCTAAAGAGAGTGACCAGAAGCATTCTTCAAAGGGGCAAGGATATGTTAAAAAGAACAAGAAAAAGTCCTCCAAAACAGTCGTTATCCGAAACATAAATTACATAACTTCCCAGAGGCACAGTGGAGAGGAGAATGAAATATCGGATGGTTCATTAGGAGGGGCTTTTCCATTTGATGAAGATTCCATTAGAGAGGGGGTAGACAGTGCACTTGCAAAAGCACGTAAAAATAAAGGGCAACGGGGAATCCATGTGGAGAATGGATCGAACGGTTACGATGAACAAGATCCAGAAAGTGGGTTCGAAGCTAATATTTCGGAAGGAAAAGTAAGTAGTACTTGGGATGCTTTTCAGAATCTTCTAATGAGTCACGAGGAGCCAACTTCTAATGGCACGCCTATAGACTTTGAATCAGAGAAAATTAAGAAACAACCTTTGAATGCTGATGATTCTGTTCTTGCCATTCAGAGAGGTGGAGACTATGATGGAACAGACATGTCAGATTATATGAACGGTGAAAATATTCGGCCCGGTATAAAGAAAACTGTTTCTCAAGATGAGAGTGCATTGTTTTCACGACAATTAGAGGAATCAAGAACAAGCCAGCTGGGAACTCCTGCAGATTTTGCTGCCGAATCTTCTGTTCTGGAAAACCAGAAAGGCGAAGATTGGTTTGTTGCAAATCCGTCCCAAGTTTCAAGAACAAGTGACATTAAACGAGTAGAATTTAATTATCATGACACCACGCCCTATGAAGGGGGCTTCGTTAAAAAAGAAACAGCTGTAAAAACTCCCATGGTTGATGATTCCTTTATGATACAGTCTAGATCAGCAGTTGATGAAGCTTATGTTTCTGACTGGAAAACTGATATTAGCATGGTCCCAGAAGTTGAAAAATCGACACATCCCGGAATCGGAGATTCGAAAATTTCCAGGGTTGAAAAATCTACATCCATTGAGCCTGATGACCTTTGTATGTTTCTTGTTAGGGAGTCGCAGGACTCAACGGGCGCATCATGGACTCCAGAAATGGATTATCAACTTTCAGTTTCTTTCAATGAAGCTGATAAAAAATCTCCAACCGTTGAAGCCAGTGGTCAAGTGGGAAAAGGACTTCCTGTGAATGGTAAGAGCACCAATGGCAAGAAGACTTTAAGCTTCCCTGCAAAAAATCCTAAAGCTTTGTCAGGATCTCTTGTTAAGAGTAAGACTGACCCTTTATCCAAGAGCAAGAAAACATCTTCCTCGAGTAGATCAACGGTTCAAAAGAGCAAGCTTGAAATG GAGGAAGAGGAGCGCAGAAGAAAGGAAGAATTGTTGCTTGAGCGCCAGAAGAGAATTGCTGGAAGAACAAATGCTCAAGGCTCCACTCCTGCAGCAACTAAGAAAATCCCAGTTGCTAAGAAGTAG
- the LOC140834824 gene encoding uncharacterized protein: MTRQKKSASKVSKVAPQPKIPESGPRKSSAIDIRSTTVSCSYGVATKTELKHKISSFRDLLDLSPCVGSASMNELLILTLKDLLKLYPCINRDVTVLEIEHATMHKAMKLLCDALKSLGDLWAKEEWMIQCKYDSSMEFEHTDLEQIALEMLDEMIKLARERMFDTMDEEEERTESRCGTATFEKAFSESYSESKMSVSSSPETPTSVLPWKAPTQIEKTSYSLTLLIRPRVLEIRKLNSIDVKHLSLDMFPHTVVQDPRYLVQLSETGKEDEGCKTREADINEVNHNLEMIERINNVDGPDYAMKVDTIKETLVKLSPPTQPPVATLSPIGLTLPSMTLHKLAPSPPPPPPPCVKPQKLVPTPPPSPPQMALRDGSPPLPPHVMCSERVSAPPPLPPPVMSSEIVSPAQMISRNNAPPLPLHVMSSESVYAPPPPQPHVVSSEIVSAPPPGMTPRNGAQPPTPPMAKGAVPPPPPGLGGAKSLRLVKSASKLKRSSQMCNLYRLLKGKVEGSSADVKVSGRKGRVGAASGGKQGMADALAEMTKRSAYFQKIEEDVKNHAESIKEVKNAINSFQTSDMVELLKFYKYVESHLEKLTDETQVLARFEDFPTKKLEALRMAAALYSKLDSIASTLQNWPIVSPVRQLLDKAESFFNKIKGEIDALERTKDEEAKKFQGHKIKFDFGILLRVKELMVDLSSSCMELALKEKKDVISREKSEFKCERRNSRPEKILWKSFQFAFRVYSFAGGHDDRADKLTRELADEIETDPLH, encoded by the exons ATGACACGACAGAAAAAATCAGCGTCGAAAGTAAGCAAAGTGGCGCCGCAGCCAAAAATACCAGAGTCAGGGCCAAGAAAATCCTCTGCAATTGATATCAGAAGTACGACAGTTAGCTGCTCATATGGGGTGGCAACAAAAACAGAACTCAAGCACAAGATTTCTAGTTTCAGGGATTTACTTGATCTTTCTCCTTGTGTTGGCTCGGCTTCAATGAACGAG CTGCTCATATTGACCCTCAAGGATCTTCTTAAACTTTATCCGTGTATCAACCGAGATGTGACAGTATTAGAAATTGAACATGCAACGATGCATAAG GCTATGAAACTCTTGTGTGATGCTCTAAAATCATTAGGAGATCTATGGGCAAAAGAGGAGTGGATGATCCAATGCAAATATGATTCGTCTATGGAATTTGAACACACTGATTTGGAGCAAATCG CACTAGAAATGCTTGATGAAATGATAAAGCTAGCAAGAGAACGAATGTTTGATACTATGGATGAGGAGGAAGAGAGGACAGAATCTAGATGTGGGACGGCTACATTTGAAAAGGCTTTCTCTGAATCCTATTCGGAAAGTAAAATGTCTGTTTCGTCCTCTCCAGAAACGCCAACTTCAGTTCTTCCATGGAAGGCCCCAACTCAGATAGAGAAAACATCATATTCTCTGACTCTGCTCATTAGACCCAGAGTTCTGGAGATTAGAAAACTGAACTCCATTGATGTCAAGCACCTTTCTCTCGACATGTTCCCTCACACAGTTGTTCAAGATCCTAGATACCTTGTACAATTAAGCGAGACTGGAAAGGAGGATGAGGGATGCAAAACTAGAGAAGCTGATATAAATGAGGTTAACCACAATCTTGAGATGATAGAGAGGATCAATAATGTTGATGGCCCAGACTACGCAATGAAAGTTGACACAATCAAAGAAACATTGGTGAAATTGTCTCCACCAACACAACCTCCAGTGGCAACATTGTCTCCTATTGGGCTAACACTTCCATCTATGACATTACACAAATTGGCTCcatcaccaccaccaccaccaccaccctgTGTGAAGCCTCAAAAACTAGTACCAACTCCACCGCCATCACCACCACAAATGGCATTAAGAGATGGTTCACCACCACTGCCACCCCATGTGATGTGTAGTGAAAGAGTATCTGCTCCACCACCGCTGCCACCCCCTGTGATGTCTAGTGAAATAGTATCACCAGCACAAATGATATCAAGAAATAATGCACCACCGCTGCCACTTCATGTGATGTCTAGTGAAAGTGTATATGCTCCACCACCACCGCAACCCCATGTGGTGTCTAGTGAAATAGTATCTGCTCCACCACCAGGAATGACACCAAGAAATGGTGCACAACCACCAACTCCGCCGATGGCAAAAGGAGCTGTTCCTCCACCCCCACCAGGGCTTGGTGGTGCCAAGAGCCTTCGTCTCGTGAAATCTGCCTCGAAATTGAAGAGATCATCCCAGATGTGTAATCTTTATAGACTTCTCAAGGGGAAAGTAGAAGGTTCAAGTGCAGATGTTAAGGTGTCAGGAAGAAAGGGTAGAGTTGGAGCTGCCTCTGGTGGAAAACAGGGAATGGCTGATGCATTGGCAGAGATGACAAAAAG GTCCGCATACTTCCAAAAAATAGAAGAGGATGTCAAGAATCATGCAGAATCAATCAAGGAGGTGAAAAATGCCATTAATTCGTTTCAGACATCTGACATGGTCGAGCTTCTGAAATTCTACAAATACGTAGAATCTCACCTGGAGAAACTAACCGATGAAACTCAG GTCCTAGcaagatttgaagattttccAACGAAAAAGTTGGAAGCTTTGAGGATGGCTGCAGCACTATACTCCAAACTAGATTCAATAGCCTCTACTCTACAGAACTGGCCAATAGTTTCGCCTGTTCGCCAACTCCTGGACAAGGCTGAGAGTTTCTTCAATAAG ATCAAGGGAGAAATCGATGCATTAGAGCGAACAAAAGATGAAGAAGCCAAGAAATTTCAGGGCCATAAGATAAAGTTTGATTTTGGCATTCTTTTACGGGTGAAAGAATTGATGGTGGATCTATCTTCAAGCTGCATGGAGTTGGCACTAAAG GAAAAGAAAGATGTCATTTCACGAGAAAAGAGTGAATTCAAATGTGAAAGGAGAAATAGCAGACCTGAAAAAATACTATGGAAGTCCTTTCAGTTTGCATTCCGAGTTTACTCATTTGCAGGTGGACACGATGACCGAGCAGACAAGCTTACAAGAGAACTTGCTGATGAAATTGAGACCGATCCTCTTCACTAA
- the LOC140834826 gene encoding cold-responsive protein kinase 1-like isoform X1, whose product MGCCCFGASTLHQKKRNKNAHHSTEDQEGPQISKTKNFSYNELREATNNFQHSSKIGRGGFGTVYKGTLKNGKKVAVKTLSAGSKQGAREFLTEIDTISNVKHPNLVELVGCCVNGTNHILVYEYLENKSIDRALLGTNRSVNLNWEKRSNICLGTARGLAYLHEELLPHIVHRDIKASNILLDEDFRPKIGDFGLAKLFPQDITHISTKIAGTTGYLAPEYALGGQLTMKADVYSFGVLTLEVVSGKSSGNTNHGGMQKLLVEWAWELHEEGKLLDLVDPELESFPEDQVLRYMKVALFCTQANASRRPLMSQVIEMLSKNVRLNENQLKPPGFFETSARLSGTMFKNKSSEASTSHQMSTFPITITQVTPR is encoded by the exons ATGGGCTGTTGCTGCTTTGGTGCCTCAACTTTGCACCAGAAGAAACGGAACAAAAATGCTCATCATTCGACGGAAGACCAAGAAG GGCCCCAAATCTCTAAGACAAAGAACTTCTCATACAATGAATTAAGAGAAGCAACAAACAACTTCCAACACAGCAGCAAAATAGGACGAGGAGGTTTTGGGACAGTTTACAAG GGAACTCTAAAAAATGGAAAGAAAGTTGCTGTGAAGACACTTTCTGCCGGGTCAAAGCAAGGAGCGCGTGAGTTTTTGACTGAGATTGACACTATATCCAATGTTAAACACCCAAACCTAGTTGAGTTAGTTGGGTGCTGCGTCAATGGTACCAACCACATTTTGGTGTATGAATATTTAGAGAATAAGAGCATCGATCGAGCATTGTTAG GTACGAACAGGTCTGTTAATCTGAACTGGGAAAAGAGGTCTAATATTTGCTTGGGAACTGCTCGTGGACTTGCATATCTTCATGAAGAACTTTTACCTCACATTGTACACAGAGATATCAAAGCTAGTAATATACTACTGGACGAGGACTTCCGACCTAAAATTGGAGACTTTGGATTAGCTAAACTTTTCCCCCAAGATATCACCCACATCAGCACAAAAATAGCAGGAACAAC TGGCTACCTGGCACCTGAATATGCCTTAGGTGGTCAGTTAACTATGAAGGCCGATGTATACAGCTTTGGGGTTCTAACTCTTGAAGTTGTGAGTGGCAAGAGCAGTGGAAACACCAATCACGGAGGAATGCAGAAATTGCTTGTCGAATGG GCCTGGGAGCTGCACGAAGAAGGTAAACTGTTGGATCTTGTCGACCCAGAATTGGAATCATTTCCAGAGGACCAGGTTCTTAGGTACATGAAAGTGGCCCTTTTCTGCACCCAAGCAAATGCTAGCAGAAGGCCCCTAATGAGCCAGGTCATTGAAATGCTCTCAAAAAATGTACGTCTTAACGAAAATCAACTCAAGCCTCCCGGCTTCTTTGAAACCTCAGCTCGGCTAAGTGGCACAATGTTTAAGAATAAGTCCTCAGAAGCTTCTACTAGCCATCAGATGAGTACTTTTCCCATCACAATCACTCAGGTTACCCCAAGATAA
- the LOC140834826 gene encoding cold-responsive protein kinase 1-like isoform X2 encodes MGCCCFGASTLHQKKRNKNAHHSTEDQEGPQISKTKNFSYNELREATNNFQHSSKIGRGGFGTVYKGTLKNGKKVAVKTLSAGSKQGAREFLTEIDTISNVKHPNLVELVGCCVNGTNHILVYEYLENKSIDRALLGTNRSVNLNWEKRSNICLGTARGLAYLHEELLPHIVHRDIKASNILLDEDFRPKIGDFGLAKLFPQDITHISTKIAGTTGYLAPEYALGGQLTMKADVYSFGVLTLEVVSGKSSGNTNHGGMQKLLVEWAWELHEEGKLLDLVDPELESFPEDQVLRYMKVALFCTQANASRRPLMSQLG; translated from the exons ATGGGCTGTTGCTGCTTTGGTGCCTCAACTTTGCACCAGAAGAAACGGAACAAAAATGCTCATCATTCGACGGAAGACCAAGAAG GGCCCCAAATCTCTAAGACAAAGAACTTCTCATACAATGAATTAAGAGAAGCAACAAACAACTTCCAACACAGCAGCAAAATAGGACGAGGAGGTTTTGGGACAGTTTACAAG GGAACTCTAAAAAATGGAAAGAAAGTTGCTGTGAAGACACTTTCTGCCGGGTCAAAGCAAGGAGCGCGTGAGTTTTTGACTGAGATTGACACTATATCCAATGTTAAACACCCAAACCTAGTTGAGTTAGTTGGGTGCTGCGTCAATGGTACCAACCACATTTTGGTGTATGAATATTTAGAGAATAAGAGCATCGATCGAGCATTGTTAG GTACGAACAGGTCTGTTAATCTGAACTGGGAAAAGAGGTCTAATATTTGCTTGGGAACTGCTCGTGGACTTGCATATCTTCATGAAGAACTTTTACCTCACATTGTACACAGAGATATCAAAGCTAGTAATATACTACTGGACGAGGACTTCCGACCTAAAATTGGAGACTTTGGATTAGCTAAACTTTTCCCCCAAGATATCACCCACATCAGCACAAAAATAGCAGGAACAAC TGGCTACCTGGCACCTGAATATGCCTTAGGTGGTCAGTTAACTATGAAGGCCGATGTATACAGCTTTGGGGTTCTAACTCTTGAAGTTGTGAGTGGCAAGAGCAGTGGAAACACCAATCACGGAGGAATGCAGAAATTGCTTGTCGAATGG GCCTGGGAGCTGCACGAAGAAGGTAAACTGTTGGATCTTGTCGACCCAGAATTGGAATCATTTCCAGAGGACCAGGTTCTTAGGTACATGAAAGTGGCCCTTTTCTGCACCCAAGCAAATGCTAGCAGAAGGCCCCTAATGAGCCAG CTCGGCTAA